In Armatimonadota bacterium, the sequence GTGAGTCTGGGGGACACCCCCTATGGCTCTGTGGAGTACCGTACCCTCTTTGCCGTGGGCATGCTCCTGTTCGCCCTCACGTTTCTCATGAATCTGGCCAGTCTCCGGGTGGTCCAGCGATTTCGGGAACGGTACCTATGAGCGTGCTCGCTGCGGATTCTGCATGGCAGAGACGCCGGATAGGCCGGCAACGAACTGCCCGGATGTTCGTGGCTGCCTGTCAGGTGGCTACCTTGCTGGGGTTGATGTTTCTGGGAATCCTGTTGGTGGACGTCACGCGAGACGGAGCGCCCTATCTGCGGTCGGAGCTGTTCACCAATTTCCCTTCGCGCTTTCCCTCTCAGGCAGGCTACGCGAGTGCCTTAGTAGGGACCCTCTACGTAGCAGGGATCATGAGCCTTGTGGCCTTTCCGCTGGGAGTGTTGGCTGCGGTGTACCTGGAGGAGTACGCGCGGCCTTCGCCCATTACCAGGGCCCTGGAGCTCAACATCGCCAATCTGGCCGCCGTCCCCTCGGTCCTGTACGGGCTGTTGGGGCTCGGGATGTTCGTAGAGTGGATGCGCATGGGGAAGAGCATTCTCGCGGGGGCATTCACCCTTGCCCTTCTAGTGCTGCCTCTCGTGATCCTGGCCTCCCGGGAGGCCATCCGGGCCGTGCCCTTCTCCGTCAGGGAGGCGGCCTATGCCCTGGGTGCCACCCGGTGGCAGGTGGTACGCCACCACGTGCTCCCCTACGCGGCCCCCGGGATCTTCACGGGGATCATCCTGAGTCTGTCCCGGGCTGTGGGAGAGACCGCTCCTCTCATCATGCTGGGAGCCCTCCAGTACGTACCGTTTCTCCCGCGCGGCATCTGGGACTACTTCACGGTACTTCCCATCCAGATCTTCAACTATGTCTCCCTCCCTAACCCGGAGTTCCACCGGGTGGCCGCTGCAGGGATTCTGTTACTGCTGGGGGTGTTGCTGTTCCTGAACGGCACTGCCATCTGGTTGCGTAACCGAGCCACCATCCGGTGGTAAATGGTTTTTATGGTTTTTTAGGAGGAGCCATGCAACGGATCCTGGACACCCGACCCGAGATCTCTCAACGGGCAGTGACGATTACAGAACCTGTCCTGCAAATTCGAGACCTTCGAGTGTGGTATGGCGAGAGCGCAGTGCTGCGGGGTGTGAGCCTAGACGTCCCCGCGCAGCGGATCACCGCCGTCATCGGTCCTTCCGGTTGCGGCAAGAGTACCCTCATCCGTTGCCTTAACCGTATGAACGACCTCATCCCGGGCGCCCGGGTGGAGGGCCAGGTGCTCTTCCGGGGGCGGGACGTCTATGCACCTGGGGTGGATCCCGTGGAGGTACGGGTCCGCATCGGCATGGTGTTCCAGAAGCCCAACCCTTTCCCCAAGTCCATCTACGAGAACGTGGCTTTCGGCCTGCGGCTGCACCGCCGGCTCAGCCGCCGGGAGCTAGACGAGCGGGTGGAGCGGGCGTTGCGCCTGGCGGCTCTATGGGACGAGGTGAAGGACGACCTGCACCGTAAGAGCGGGCTGGAGCTCTCAGGAGGCCAGCAGCAACGGCTGTGCATCGCGAGGGCGCTCGCGGTGGAGCCCGAAGTACTGCTCATGGACGAGCCCTGCTCGGCTCTCGATCCCATCTCCACGGCCCGCATCGAGGACCTCATGGAGGACCTCAAGCGGAACTACACCATCGTCATCGTGACCCACAACATGCAGCAGGCGGCCCGGGTTTCGGACTTCACCGCGTTCTTGCTGGACGGAGAGCTGGTGGAGTTCGGACCCACGGAGGAGGTGTTCACCCGTCCCCGGGATGCCCGTACGGAGGACTACATCACGGGCCGGTTCGGGTAAGGTGCGGGTCCTGTTTTTGTGCACCGGGAACTCCGCCCGATCTCAGATGGCGGAGGGGCTCCTGCGGCATCTGGGGGGGGAGCGGGTGGAAGCGAGAAGCGCGGGCACGGAGCCTCGGGGGGTGCATCCTTACGCAGTACGCGCCATGGCGGAGGTGGGGATCGAAATCTCTCACCACGCCAGCAAGTCCGTG encodes:
- the pstA gene encoding phosphate ABC transporter permease PstA, whose product is MSVLAADSAWQRRRIGRQRTARMFVAACQVATLLGLMFLGILLVDVTRDGAPYLRSELFTNFPSRFPSQAGYASALVGTLYVAGIMSLVAFPLGVLAAVYLEEYARPSPITRALELNIANLAAVPSVLYGLLGLGMFVEWMRMGKSILAGAFTLALLVLPLVILASREAIRAVPFSVREAAYALGATRWQVVRHHVLPYAAPGIFTGIILSLSRAVGETAPLIMLGALQYVPFLPRGIWDYFTVLPIQIFNYVSLPNPEFHRVAAAGILLLLGVLLFLNGTAIWLRNRATIRW
- the pstB gene encoding phosphate ABC transporter ATP-binding protein PstB; the encoded protein is MQRILDTRPEISQRAVTITEPVLQIRDLRVWYGESAVLRGVSLDVPAQRITAVIGPSGCGKSTLIRCLNRMNDLIPGARVEGQVLFRGRDVYAPGVDPVEVRVRIGMVFQKPNPFPKSIYENVAFGLRLHRRLSRRELDERVERALRLAALWDEVKDDLHRKSGLELSGGQQQRLCIARALAVEPEVLLMDEPCSALDPISTARIEDLMEDLKRNYTIVIVTHNMQQAARVSDFTAFLLDGELVEFGPTEEVFTRPRDARTEDYITGRFG
- a CDS encoding arsenate reductase ArsC, which translates into the protein MPVRRTTSRAGSGKVRVLFLCTGNSARSQMAEGLLRHLGGERVEARSAGTEPRGVHPYAVRAMAEVGIEISHHASKSVEGFVGQRFDWVITVCDQAREACPVFPGARTLHWSIPDPTAAGGTEEEVLAAFRRVREELRRRIREFLDGSEAKE